A genomic stretch from Festucalex cinctus isolate MCC-2025b chromosome 13, RoL_Fcin_1.0, whole genome shotgun sequence includes:
- the LOC144033787 gene encoding P2Y purinoceptor 14 isoform X4 encodes MDPLNSSHLPAVNQSDVSGALTDQVLPWLYLLLCTVGAPLNGAAAWIFFRVPSDSALVVYLKNMVVADLLMVATFPFRAALRLGVGGWRLRVVMCRYTSVLFYSSMYVGILFMGLISLERYVKIVRLTSAHFLQRVGAARLLALLAWSLLALCVLPNAVLTSRPADEVTSRHCMRLKSPLGVQWHRVSTFFSVGLFWLTLLVLAFCYAAITRRIYRSYRRVKRDSGHVRRKSNRSIFCILAVFFVCFVPYHVCRVPYTLSQMPASAFGRPSRFLLFQAKEATLFLSAVNVCLDPLIYFLMCHKFRESLLAKLTGGDRIVALTTAHSLSNI; translated from the coding sequence ATGGATCCTCTGAACTCCAGCCACCTGCCCGCCGTCAACCAATCGGACGTGAGCGGCGCGTTGACGGATCAGGTGCTGCCGTGGCTCTACTTGCTCCTCTGCACGGTAGGCGCGCCGCTCAACGGCGCGGCGGCCTGGATCTTCTTCCGGGTGCCCAGCGACTCGGCGCTGGTAGTGTACCTGAAGAACATGGTGGTGGCCGACCTGCTGATGGTGGCCACCTTCCCCTTCCGGGCGGCGCTGCGACTGGGCGTGGGCGGCTGGCGCCTGCGCGTGGTCATGTGCCGCTACACGTCGGTGCTCTTCTACTCATCCATGTACGTGGGCATCCTCTTCATGGGCCTCATCAGCCTGGAGCGCTACGTCAAGATCGTGCGCCTGACGTCGGCCCACTTCCTGCAGAGAGTCGGCGCCGCCCGCCTCCTGGCTCTGCTCGCCTGGAGCCTCCTCGCCCTGTGCGTGCTGCCCAACGCCGTGCTGACCAGCCGGCCAGCCGACGAGGTCACGTCCCGCCACTGCATGAGGCTAAAGAGCCCGCTGGGGGTCCAGTGGCACAGGGTGTCCACCTTCTTCAGCGTGGGCCTCTTCTGGCTCACCCTGCTGGTTCTGGCTTTCTGTTACGCCGCCATCACCCGCCGCATCTATCGCTCGTACCGCCGCGTCAAGCGCGACAGCGGCCACGTCCGGCGCAAGTCCAACCGCAGCATCTTCTGCATCCTGGCCGTCTTCTTCGTCTGCTTCGTGCCCTACCACGTCTGCCGCGTGCCCTACACGCTCAGCCAGATGCCGGCGTCCGCTTTCGGCCGGCCCTCGCGATTCCTACTCTTCCAGGCCAAGGAGGCCACGCTCTTCCTATCCGCCGTCAACGTCTGCCTGGACCCCCTCATCTACTTCCTCATGTGCCACAAGTTCAGAGAGTCTTTGCTCGCCAAGCTGACAGGAGGGGACAGGATCGTCGCTCTCACCACCGCACACAGTCTCAGCAACATTTAG